The following proteins come from a genomic window of Pseudomonas putida:
- the glmS gene encoding glutamine--fructose-6-phosphate transaminase (isomerizing), with product MCGIVGAVAERNITAILIEGLKRLEYRGYDSAGLAVYTQQGELQRRRRIGKVAELEAANAADPLNGQLGIAHTRWATHGAPTEGNAHPHFSGEEVAVVHNGIIENHEELREELKGLGYVFVSQTDTEVIVHLIHHTLKTIPDLADALKSAVKRLHGAYGLALISVKQPDRLVAARSGSPLVIGLGHGENFLASDQLALRQVTDRFMYLEEGDIAEIRRDQVKVWDQAGNAVQRETVQYHEGAEAADKGAYRHFMLKEIHEQPTVVQRTLEGRLGKDHVLVQAFGPQAAELFAKVRNVQIVACGTSYHAGMVARYWLESLAGIPCQVEVASEFRYRKVVVQPDTLFVSISQSGETADTLAALRNAKELGFLGSLAICNVGISSLVRESDLTLLTLAGPEIGVASTKAFTTQLVSLMLLTLALGQVRGTLEAGVEGELVEELRRLPARLGEALAMDHTVEKIAELFADKHHTLFLGRGAQYPVAMEGALKLKEISYIHAEAYPAGELKHGPLALVDNDMPVVTVAPNNELLEKLKSNLQEVRARGGELVVFADEHAGMSNGEGTHVIKVPHIADALAPILYTIPLQLLSYYVAVLKGTDVDQPRNLAKSVTVE from the coding sequence ATGTGTGGAATCGTTGGAGCCGTAGCCGAACGCAATATCACCGCCATTCTCATCGAAGGCCTCAAGCGGCTTGAGTACCGCGGCTACGACAGCGCTGGCCTTGCCGTTTACACCCAGCAGGGTGAACTGCAGCGCCGACGCCGCATCGGCAAGGTAGCTGAACTGGAAGCTGCCAACGCTGCCGACCCGCTGAACGGTCAGTTGGGCATTGCCCACACCCGTTGGGCTACCCACGGCGCACCGACCGAGGGCAATGCGCACCCGCATTTCTCGGGTGAAGAAGTGGCAGTGGTACACAACGGCATCATCGAAAACCATGAAGAGCTGCGCGAAGAGCTCAAAGGCCTGGGCTATGTGTTCGTTTCGCAAACCGATACCGAGGTTATCGTCCACCTGATCCACCATACCCTCAAGACCATCCCGGACCTGGCGGACGCACTGAAGTCAGCGGTCAAGCGCCTGCACGGTGCCTATGGCCTGGCGCTGATCAGCGTGAAACAACCCGATCGTCTGGTTGCCGCGCGCAGTGGCAGCCCGTTGGTGATTGGCCTTGGCCATGGTGAGAATTTCCTGGCCTCCGACCAGTTGGCGCTGCGCCAGGTCACTGACCGCTTCATGTACCTGGAAGAGGGCGACATCGCCGAGATCCGCCGTGACCAGGTGAAGGTCTGGGATCAGGCCGGCAACGCAGTCCAGCGTGAAACCGTGCAGTATCACGAAGGCGCCGAAGCCGCTGACAAGGGCGCATACCGCCACTTCATGCTCAAGGAGATTCACGAGCAGCCGACCGTGGTTCAGCGCACTCTGGAAGGCCGCCTGGGCAAGGACCATGTGCTGGTCCAGGCCTTTGGCCCGCAGGCTGCTGAACTGTTCGCCAAGGTGCGCAACGTGCAGATCGTGGCCTGTGGTACCAGCTACCACGCCGGCATGGTTGCCCGTTACTGGCTGGAAAGCTTGGCCGGTATCCCTTGCCAAGTTGAAGTAGCCAGTGAGTTCCGCTACCGCAAGGTGGTGGTCCAGCCGGACACCCTGTTCGTTTCGATTTCCCAGTCTGGCGAAACTGCCGACACCCTCGCTGCCCTGCGCAATGCCAAGGAACTGGGCTTCCTGGGCAGCCTGGCCATCTGCAACGTGGGTATCAGCTCGCTGGTACGCGAATCCGACCTTACCCTGCTGACACTGGCTGGCCCGGAAATCGGCGTGGCATCGACCAAGGCGTTCACTACCCAGCTGGTATCGCTGATGCTGCTGACCCTGGCCCTGGGCCAGGTGCGTGGCACCCTCGAGGCTGGTGTGGAAGGGGAGCTGGTCGAAGAGCTGCGTCGCCTGCCGGCACGCCTGGGCGAAGCCCTGGCCATGGACCACACCGTCGAAAAGATCGCCGAGCTGTTTGCCGACAAGCACCACACCCTGTTCCTGGGCCGTGGTGCGCAGTACCCGGTTGCGATGGAGGGTGCGCTCAAGCTCAAGGAGATTTCCTACATCCACGCTGAAGCGTACCCGGCGGGTGAGCTCAAGCATGGCCCGCTGGCGCTTGTGGATAACGACATGCCGGTGGTTACTGTAGCGCCGAACAACGAGCTGCTGGAGAAACTCAAGTCGAACCTGCAGGAAGTCCGCGCCCGGGGTGGTGAGCTGGTGGTGTTCGCCGATGAGCACGCCGGTATGAGCAACGGCGAAGGTACCCATGTAATCAAGGTGCCGCACATCGCTGACGCGCTGGCGCCGATCCTGTACACCATTCCACTGCAGTTGCTGTCGTACTACGTGGCGGTGCTCAAAGGCACTGATGTTGACCAGCCGCGTAACTTGGCGAAGTCGGTGACGGTGGAATAA
- a CDS encoding DeoR/GlpR family DNA-binding transcription regulator — protein MSKRNTPQRRHNILAMLSEQGEVSVDALAKRFETSEVTIRKDLAALEANGLLLRRYGGAVPVPQEMLGEAAQPVSAYKKAIARAAVGRIREHARIIIDSGSTTAAMIPELGRQPGLVVMTNSLNVARAISELEHEPVLLMTGGTWDPHSESFQGQVAEQVLRSYDFDQLFIGADGIDLNRGTTTFNELLGLSRVMAEVAREVIVMVESDKVGRKIPNLELPWGSVSTLITDERLPAAAREQIQARGVNLICAAISQEK, from the coding sequence ATGTCGAAACGAAACACCCCCCAGCGCCGTCACAACATCCTGGCCATGCTCAGCGAGCAAGGTGAGGTCAGTGTGGACGCATTGGCCAAGCGCTTTGAAACGTCGGAAGTCACCATACGCAAGGACCTCGCGGCCCTTGAGGCCAATGGCTTGCTTCTGCGTCGCTACGGCGGCGCCGTACCGGTTCCGCAGGAGATGCTTGGGGAAGCCGCACAGCCGGTGTCTGCCTATAAGAAAGCCATCGCCCGTGCTGCTGTCGGCCGCATACGTGAACATGCCCGCATCATCATCGACAGTGGCAGCACTACCGCCGCCATGATCCCCGAGCTCGGCCGCCAGCCAGGCCTGGTGGTGATGACCAACTCTTTGAACGTGGCCCGCGCCATTAGCGAGCTTGAGCATGAACCCGTACTGCTGATGACCGGCGGCACCTGGGACCCGCACTCCGAGTCGTTCCAAGGCCAGGTCGCTGAGCAGGTACTGCGTTCATACGATTTCGACCAACTGTTCATCGGCGCCGATGGCATCGACCTCAACCGCGGCACCACGACTTTCAATGAGCTGCTGGGCCTGAGCCGAGTCATGGCTGAGGTGGCCCGCGAGGTGATCGTGATGGTCGAATCCGACAAGGTCGGGCGCAAGATCCCCAATCTTGAGCTGCCCTGGGGCAGTGTCAGCACCCTCATTACAGACGAACGCCTGCCAGCAGCGGCACGCGAACAAATTCAAGCCCGCGGCGTCAACCTGATCTGCGCCGCGATCAGCCAGGAGAAATAA
- the glmU gene encoding bifunctional UDP-N-acetylglucosamine diphosphorylase/glucosamine-1-phosphate N-acetyltransferase GlmU, with product MSLDIVILAAGQGTRMRSALPKVLHPVAGNSMLGHVIHSARQLQPQGIHVVIGHGAEQVRERLAADDLNFVMQDKQLGTGHAVAQALPAITADTVLVLYGDVPLIEVETLQRLLAKASDQQLALLTVNLQDPTGYGRIVRDAQGKVTAIVEHKDASDVQKAIKEGNTGILALPAARLADWMGRLSNNNAQGEYYLTDVIAMAVADGLVVATEQPHDPMEVQGANDRRQLSELERHYQLREGRRLMAQGVTLRDPARFDVRGEVTVGRDVLIDINVILEGKVVIEDDVQIGPNCVIKDSTLRKGVVVKANSHIEGAVLGEGSDAGPFARLRPGSVLDAKAHVGNFVELKNAHLGEGAKAGHLSYLGDAEIGARTNIGAGTITCNYDGANKFKTVMGEDVFIGSNNSLVAPVDIKAGATTAAGSTITQTVEAGQLAVGRARQRNIDGWNRPEKIKKS from the coding sequence ATGTCACTCGATATCGTTATTCTCGCCGCCGGCCAAGGTACCCGCATGCGCTCGGCGCTGCCCAAGGTGCTGCATCCGGTGGCCGGCAATTCCATGCTCGGTCATGTTATCCACAGCGCACGGCAGCTTCAGCCTCAAGGCATTCACGTAGTGATTGGCCATGGTGCGGAGCAGGTGCGTGAGCGCCTGGCAGCCGACGATCTGAATTTCGTTATGCAGGACAAGCAACTGGGTACCGGGCATGCCGTGGCCCAAGCCCTGCCGGCGATCACTGCCGACACGGTGCTGGTGTTGTATGGGGACGTACCGCTGATTGAAGTGGAAACCCTGCAACGCCTGCTGGCCAAGGCCAGTGACCAGCAGCTGGCCTTGCTCACCGTTAACCTGCAAGACCCGACCGGCTACGGGCGCATTGTGCGTGATGCCCAAGGCAAGGTGACTGCGATCGTCGAGCACAAGGACGCCAGCGATGTGCAGAAAGCGATCAAGGAAGGCAATACCGGCATCCTGGCCCTGCCAGCCGCTCGCCTTGCCGACTGGATGGGGCGTTTGTCGAACAACAACGCCCAGGGCGAGTATTACCTGACCGACGTCATCGCCATGGCAGTCGCTGATGGCCTGGTGGTGGCTACCGAGCAACCGCACGACCCGATGGAAGTGCAGGGTGCCAACGACCGGCGCCAGCTATCCGAACTCGAGCGCCACTATCAATTGCGCGAAGGCCGACGATTGATGGCACAGGGTGTGACCCTGCGTGACCCGGCTCGCTTCGACGTGCGTGGTGAAGTGACCGTTGGTCGCGATGTGCTGATCGACATCAACGTCATCCTCGAAGGCAAGGTCGTGATCGAGGACGACGTCCAGATTGGCCCTAACTGCGTGATCAAGGACAGCACCCTGCGCAAAGGTGTGGTGGTCAAGGCCAACAGCCATATTGAAGGCGCTGTGCTGGGCGAGGGTAGTGATGCCGGTCCGTTCGCGCGTCTGCGCCCGGGCAGCGTGCTGGATGCCAAGGCCCATGTGGGTAACTTTGTCGAACTGAAGAATGCCCACCTGGGTGAAGGCGCCAAAGCGGGTCACTTGAGCTACCTGGGTGATGCCGAGATCGGGGCACGCACCAATATTGGTGCTGGCACCATCACGTGCAATTACGATGGTGCCAACAAGTTCAAGACTGTGATGGGCGAGGATGTGTTCATCGGTTCGAACAACTCGTTGGTGGCGCCTGTGGATATCAAGGCGGGTGCTACCACTGCGGCGGGGTCGACGATTACTCAGACTGTCGAGGCTGGGCAACTTGCCGTGGGACGTGCGCGTCAACGCAACATCGATGGCTGGAACCGCCCGGAGAAGATCAAGAAGAGCTGA
- a CDS encoding F0F1 ATP synthase subunit epsilon, with the protein MAMTVHCDIVSAEGEIFSGLVEMVVAHGNLGDLGIAPGHAPLITNLKPGPITLTKQGGAQEVYYISGGFLEVQPNMVKVLADTVQRATDLDEAQAQEALKAAENALSLKGADFDYGAAAARLAEAAAQLRTVQQMRKGK; encoded by the coding sequence ATGGCTATGACAGTCCATTGCGATATCGTCAGCGCGGAAGGAGAGATTTTCTCCGGTCTGGTCGAGATGGTGGTTGCGCACGGTAACCTGGGTGATCTTGGTATCGCTCCAGGCCACGCGCCGCTGATCACCAATCTGAAGCCAGGTCCGATCACGCTGACCAAGCAGGGTGGCGCCCAAGAGGTGTATTACATCTCTGGTGGTTTCCTCGAGGTTCAGCCGAACATGGTCAAGGTGCTTGCCGATACCGTGCAACGTGCTACAGACCTGGACGAAGCTCAGGCACAGGAAGCCCTCAAGGCTGCCGAGAATGCCCTGAGTCTGAAAGGCGCGGACTTCGATTACGGCGCCGCCGCCGCACGTCTGGCCGAGGCCGCAGCTCAGCTGCGTACCGTCCAGCAAATGCGCAAAGGCAAGTAA
- the atpD gene encoding F0F1 ATP synthase subunit beta, with translation MSSGRIVQIIGAVIDVEFPRDGVPSVYNALKVEGAETTLEVQQQLGDGVVRTIAMGSTEGLKRGLNVIDSGAAISVPVGKATLGRIMDVLGNPIDEAGPIGEEERWGIHRDAPSFADQAGGNDLLETGIKVIDLVCPFAKGGKVGLFGGAGVGKTVNMMELIRNIAIEHSGYSVFAGVGERTREGNDFYHEMKDSNVLDKVALVYGQMNEPPGNRLRVALTGLTMAEKFRDEGNDVLLFVDNIYRYTLAGTEVSALLGRMPSAVGYQPTLAEEMGVLQERITSTKEGSITSIQAVYVPADDLTDPSPATTFAHLDATVVLSRDIASLGIYPAVDPLDSTSRQLDPNVIGNEHYETARGVQYVLQRYKELKDIIAILGMDELSESDKQLVSRARKIQRFLSQPFFVAEVFTGSPGKYVSLKDTIAGFSGILKGDYDHLPEQAFYMVGSIEEAVEKAKKL, from the coding sequence ATGAGTAGCGGACGTATCGTTCAAATCATCGGCGCCGTCATCGACGTGGAATTCCCACGTGACGGCGTACCGAGTGTTTACAACGCGCTGAAAGTGGAAGGCGCGGAAACCACTCTGGAAGTTCAGCAGCAGCTGGGCGACGGCGTGGTTCGTACTATTGCGATGGGCTCGACCGAAGGCTTGAAGCGTGGTCTGAACGTCATCGACAGCGGCGCAGCCATTTCCGTCCCGGTCGGTAAAGCGACCCTGGGCCGTATCATGGACGTGCTCGGCAACCCGATCGACGAAGCTGGCCCGATCGGCGAAGAAGAGCGTTGGGGCATTCATCGCGACGCACCTTCCTTCGCTGACCAGGCAGGCGGCAACGACCTGCTGGAAACCGGCATCAAGGTTATCGACCTGGTTTGCCCGTTCGCCAAGGGTGGTAAGGTTGGTCTGTTCGGTGGTGCCGGCGTCGGCAAGACCGTAAACATGATGGAACTGATCCGTAACATCGCCATCGAGCACAGCGGTTATTCCGTGTTCGCCGGTGTGGGTGAGCGTACTCGTGAGGGTAACGACTTCTACCACGAGATGAAGGACTCCAACGTTCTCGACAAGGTAGCCTTGGTCTACGGTCAGATGAACGAGCCACCAGGAAACCGTCTGCGCGTAGCGCTGACCGGCCTGACCATGGCTGAGAAGTTCCGTGACGAAGGTAACGACGTTCTGCTGTTCGTCGACAACATCTATCGTTACACCCTGGCCGGTACCGAAGTATCCGCACTGCTGGGCCGTATGCCTTCGGCAGTAGGTTACCAGCCGACCCTGGCTGAAGAGATGGGCGTTCTGCAAGAGCGCATCACCTCCACCAAGGAAGGTTCGATCACCTCGATCCAGGCCGTATACGTACCTGCGGACGACCTGACCGACCCGTCGCCAGCGACCACCTTCGCCCACTTGGACGCCACCGTCGTTCTGTCCCGTGACATCGCCTCCCTGGGTATCTACCCAGCGGTCGATCCACTGGACTCGACTTCGCGCCAGCTGGACCCGAACGTCATCGGCAACGAGCACTACGAAACCGCTCGCGGTGTTCAGTACGTGCTGCAGCGCTACAAAGAGCTGAAGGACATCATTGCGATCCTGGGTATGGACGAACTGTCCGAATCCGACAAGCAGCTGGTATCCCGCGCTCGTAAGATTCAGCGCTTCCTGTCCCAGCCGTTCTTCGTGGCAGAAGTCTTCACTGGTTCCCCAGGTAAATACGTTTCCCTGAAAGACACCATTGCTGGCTTCAGCGGCATCCTCAAAGGTGACTACGACCACCTGCCAGAACAAGCGTTCTACATGGTCGGCAGCATCGAAGAAGCCGTCGAGAAAGCCAAGAAACTGTAA
- the atpG gene encoding F0F1 ATP synthase subunit gamma — MAGAKEIRSKIASIKSTQKITSAMEKVAVSKMRKAQMRMAASRPYAERIRQVIGHLANANPEYRHPFMIERPVKRAGYIVVSSDRGLCGGLNTNLFKALVKDMNVNREQGVEIDLCVIGSKGATFFRIFGGNVVAAISHLGEEPSINDLIGSVKVMLDAYLDGRIDRLSVVSNKFVNTMTQTPTVEQLVPLVATPDQELKHHWDYLYEPDAKELLDGLMVRYVESQVYQAVVENNAAEQAARMIAMKNATDNAGDLISELQLIYNKARQAAITQEISEIVGGAAAV, encoded by the coding sequence ATGGCAGGCGCAAAAGAGATTCGCAGTAAGATTGCGAGCATCAAAAGCACGCAAAAGATTACCAGCGCCATGGAAAAAGTGGCGGTCAGCAAAATGCGCAAGGCTCAAATGCGCATGGCTGCTAGCCGTCCTTATGCGGAGCGTATCCGCCAGGTGATCGGTCATCTGGCCAACGCCAACCCGGAGTACCGCCACCCCTTCATGATCGAGCGCCCTGTAAAGCGTGCCGGTTATATCGTGGTGAGTAGTGACCGTGGTCTGTGCGGTGGCTTGAACACCAACCTGTTCAAGGCCTTGGTCAAGGACATGAACGTCAACCGCGAACAGGGCGTGGAAATCGACCTGTGCGTGATCGGCAGCAAGGGTGCGACTTTCTTCCGCATCTTTGGCGGCAACGTCGTAGCAGCGATCAGCCACCTGGGCGAAGAGCCATCGATCAATGATCTGATCGGCTCCGTCAAAGTGATGCTGGACGCTTACCTGGACGGCCGTATCGATCGCCTCTCCGTGGTGTCGAACAAGTTCGTCAATACCATGACCCAAACTCCGACGGTCGAGCAGTTGGTACCGTTGGTTGCAACCCCGGATCAGGAACTCAAGCACCACTGGGATTACCTGTACGAACCCGACGCCAAAGAGCTGCTTGACGGCTTGATGGTGCGTTACGTGGAGTCGCAGGTGTACCAGGCGGTGGTCGAGAACAACGCTGCTGAACAAGCAGCCCGGATGATCGCCATGAAGAACGCCACAGACAACGCCGGTGACCTGATCAGCGAACTCCAGCTGATCTACAACAAGGCGCGTCAGGCTGCGATCACCCAGGAGATCTCGGAAATCGTCGGCGGCGCTGCCGCGGTTTAA
- the atpA gene encoding F0F1 ATP synthase subunit alpha: MQQLNPSEISEIIKGRIDNLDVSSQARNEGTVVSVSDGIVRIHGLADVMYGEMIEFPGGVYGMALNLEQDSVGAVVLGAYDTLAEGMSAKCTGRILEVPVGKELLGRVVDALGNPIDGKGPLGNTETDAVEKVAPGVIWRKSVDQPVQTGYKSVDAMIPVGRGQRELIIGDRQIGKTAMAIDAIINQKDSGIFCVYVAVGQKRSTVANIVRKLEENGALANTIVVVASASESAALQFLAPYAGCTMGEFFRDRGEDALIVYDDLSKQAVAYRQISLLLRRPPGREAYPGDVFYLHSRLLERASRVSEEYVEKFTNGAVTGKTGSLTALPIIETQAGDVSAFVPTNVISITDGQIFLESAMFNSGIRPAVNAGVSVSRVGGAAQTKIIKKLSGGIRTALAQYRELAAFAQFASDLDEATRKQLEHGQRVTELMKQKQYAPMSIADMALSLYAAERGFLTDVEIAKIGSFEQALIAYFNRDHAELMAKINVKGDFNDEIDAGIKAGIEKFKATQTW; encoded by the coding sequence ATGCAGCAACTCAATCCTTCCGAAATTAGTGAAATCATCAAGGGCCGCATCGACAACCTCGATGTGAGCTCCCAAGCCCGTAACGAAGGTACCGTCGTTTCGGTTTCCGACGGTATCGTGCGGATCCACGGTCTGGCCGACGTCATGTACGGCGAAATGATCGAGTTCCCTGGCGGCGTCTACGGCATGGCCCTGAACCTGGAGCAAGACTCCGTAGGTGCAGTGGTCCTGGGTGCCTATGACACCCTCGCCGAAGGCATGAGCGCCAAGTGCACCGGCCGCATCCTGGAGGTTCCGGTTGGTAAGGAACTGCTGGGTCGCGTCGTCGACGCACTGGGCAACCCGATCGACGGCAAAGGTCCTCTGGGCAACACCGAGACCGACGCGGTCGAGAAAGTTGCTCCAGGCGTGATCTGGCGTAAGTCGGTAGACCAGCCTGTACAGACTGGCTACAAGTCCGTCGACGCCATGATCCCGGTCGGCCGTGGCCAGCGTGAGCTGATCATCGGTGACCGTCAGATCGGCAAGACCGCCATGGCCATCGACGCCATCATCAACCAGAAAGACTCCGGTATTTTCTGCGTTTATGTTGCTGTCGGCCAGAAGCGTTCCACCGTTGCCAACATCGTTCGCAAGCTGGAAGAAAACGGCGCCCTGGCCAACACCATCGTGGTGGTTGCCAGTGCTTCGGAATCCGCCGCACTGCAATTCCTGGCGCCATACGCCGGTTGCACCATGGGCGAGTTCTTCCGTGACCGCGGCGAAGACGCACTGATCGTTTACGATGACCTGTCCAAGCAGGCCGTTGCCTACCGTCAGATCTCCCTGCTGCTGCGCCGTCCGCCAGGACGTGAAGCGTACCCAGGCGACGTGTTCTATCTCCACTCCCGTCTGCTGGAGCGTGCATCGCGCGTTTCGGAAGAGTACGTCGAGAAGTTCACCAACGGTGCTGTAACTGGCAAAACCGGTTCCCTGACCGCGCTGCCGATCATCGAAACTCAGGCTGGCGACGTTTCCGCGTTCGTTCCGACCAACGTGATTTCCATCACCGACGGTCAGATCTTCCTGGAATCGGCCATGTTCAACTCGGGCATCCGCCCTGCAGTGAACGCCGGTGTTTCGGTATCCCGCGTAGGTGGTGCCGCTCAGACCAAGATCATCAAAAAGCTCTCCGGTGGTATCCGTACCGCTCTGGCTCAGTACCGTGAACTGGCGGCATTCGCCCAGTTCGCTTCTGACCTGGACGAAGCCACCCGTAAGCAGCTGGAGCACGGTCAACGTGTTACCGAGCTGATGAAGCAGAAGCAATACGCTCCGATGTCCATCGCGGACATGGCGCTGTCGCTGTATGCCGCTGAGCGTGGGTTCCTGACCGACGTTGAAATCGCCAAGATCGGTAGCTTCGAACAAGCGCTGATTGCCTACTTCAACCGTGATCACGCCGAACTGATGGCCAAGATCAACGTGAAGGGTGACTTCAACGACGAAATCGACGCTGGTATCAAAGCCGGTATCGAGAAGTTCAAGGCCACCCAAACCTGGTAA
- a CDS encoding F0F1 ATP synthase subunit delta: MAELTTLARPYAKAAFEHAQAHQQLANWSAMLGLAAAVSQDDTMQRLLKAPRLTSAEKAATFIDVCGDKFNAQAQNFIRVAAENDRLLLLPEIAALFDLYKAEQEKSVDVEVTSAFALNQEQQDKLAKVLSARLGQEVRLHASEDANLIGGVVIRAGDLVIDGSVRGKIAKLAEALKS; this comes from the coding sequence ATGGCAGAACTGACCACGTTGGCCCGACCTTACGCTAAGGCTGCCTTCGAGCATGCCCAGGCCCATCAGCAACTGGCCAATTGGTCAGCCATGCTCGGCCTGGCTGCTGCGGTGTCGCAAGACGACACCATGCAGCGCCTGCTCAAGGCCCCGCGACTGACGAGCGCAGAAAAGGCCGCCACGTTCATTGACGTGTGCGGTGACAAGTTCAATGCACAGGCACAGAATTTCATTCGTGTTGCCGCGGAAAACGACCGTCTCCTGCTTCTGCCGGAGATTGCCGCTCTGTTCGACCTGTACAAGGCCGAGCAAGAGAAATCCGTGGACGTGGAAGTCACCAGTGCTTTTGCGTTGAACCAAGAACAGCAAGACAAACTCGCCAAGGTTCTCAGTGCACGGTTAGGCCAGGAAGTGCGCCTGCACGCGTCGGAGGATGCCAACCTGATTGGTGGCGTCGTCATCCGCGCTGGTGACCTGGTAATCGATGGCTCTGTTCGCGGCAAAATCGCGAAACTGGCCGAAGCCTTGAAATCTTGA
- a CDS encoding F0F1 ATP synthase subunit B produces the protein MNINATLIGQSVAFLIFVLFCMKYVWPPVITALQERQKKIADGLDAANRAARDLELAQEKAGQQLREAKAQAAEIIEQSKKRAAQLVEEARDQARVEADRVKAQALAEIEQELNSAKDALRAQVGALAVGGAEKILGATIDQNAHAELVNKLAAEI, from the coding sequence GTGAACATTAATGCAACCCTGATTGGCCAATCCGTTGCTTTCCTGATTTTTGTACTCTTCTGCATGAAGTATGTATGGCCTCCGGTCATCACTGCTCTGCAAGAGCGCCAAAAGAAGATTGCCGACGGCTTGGACGCTGCCAACCGCGCAGCTCGCGACCTGGAGCTGGCCCAAGAGAAAGCGGGTCAGCAACTGCGTGAAGCTAAAGCACAGGCAGCCGAAATCATTGAGCAAAGCAAGAAACGCGCTGCTCAGCTTGTCGAGGAAGCCCGTGACCAGGCCCGCGTCGAAGCTGACCGTGTAAAGGCTCAGGCTCTGGCCGAGATCGAGCAGGAACTGAACAGTGCTAAAGACGCCCTGCGTGCCCAAGTGGGTGCTCTGGCCGTTGGCGGTGCTGAAAAGATCCTTGGCGCCACAATCGATCAAAACGCGCATGCGGAGCTGGTTAACAAACTGGCCGCTGAAATTTAA
- the atpE gene encoding F0F1 ATP synthase subunit C, whose product METVVGLTAIAVALLIGLGALGTAIGFGLLGGKFLEGAARQPEMVPMLQVKMFIVAGLLDAVTMIGVGIALFFTFANPFVGQIAG is encoded by the coding sequence ATGGAAACTGTAGTTGGTCTGACCGCTATCGCTGTTGCTCTGCTGATCGGCCTGGGTGCTCTGGGTACCGCCATTGGTTTCGGCCTGCTGGGCGGCAAATTCCTGGAAGGCGCTGCTCGTCAGCCTGAGATGGTTCCGATGCTGCAGGTCAAAATGTTCATCGTTGCCGGTCTGCTCGACGCCGTAACCATGATCGGTGTTGGTATCGCTCTGTTCTTCACCTTCGCGAATCCGTTCGTTGGTCAGATCGCCGGCTAA
- the atpB gene encoding F0F1 ATP synthase subunit A yields the protein MAAETASGYIQHHLQNLTYGQLPDGSWGFAHSAAEAKAMGFWAFHLDTLGWSVALGLIFLFIFRMAAKKATSGQPGGLQNFVEVMVDFVNGSVKDSFHGRSPVIAPLALTIFVWVFLMNAVDLVPVDWIPQLAILISGDPHIPFRAVSTTDPNATLAMAFCVFALIIFYSIKVKGLGGFIGELTLHPFGSKNIFVQILLIPVNFLLEFVTLIAKPISLALRLFGNMYAGELVFILIAVMFGSGLLWLSGLGVVLQWAWAVFHILIITLQAFIFMMLTIVYLSMAHEDNH from the coding sequence ATGGCAGCAGAAACCGCTTCGGGCTATATCCAGCACCACTTGCAGAACCTGACCTACGGTCAACTACCAGACGGCAGCTGGGGCTTCGCCCATTCGGCTGCAGAAGCCAAGGCAATGGGCTTCTGGGCGTTCCACCTGGACACCCTGGGTTGGTCCGTCGCGCTGGGTCTGATCTTCCTGTTCATCTTCCGCATGGCGGCGAAGAAGGCGACCTCCGGCCAGCCTGGCGGTCTGCAGAACTTCGTCGAAGTGATGGTCGATTTCGTCAACGGCAGCGTGAAGGACTCCTTCCACGGCCGTAGCCCGGTGATTGCGCCGCTGGCACTGACCATCTTCGTCTGGGTATTCCTGATGAACGCCGTCGACCTGGTACCGGTCGACTGGATTCCTCAGCTGGCCATCCTGATTTCCGGTGATCCGCACATTCCGTTCCGCGCAGTGTCGACCACCGACCCGAACGCGACTCTGGCCATGGCCTTCTGCGTGTTCGCCCTGATCATCTTCTACAGCATCAAGGTCAAGGGCCTGGGCGGCTTCATCGGTGAGCTGACCCTGCACCCGTTCGGCAGCAAGAACATCTTCGTGCAGATCCTGCTGATTCCGGTCAACTTCCTGCTCGAGTTCGTCACCCTGATCGCCAAGCCGATCTCGCTGGCGCTGCGACTGTTCGGCAACATGTACGCCGGTGAGCTGGTGTTCATCCTGATCGCCGTGATGTTCGGCTCCGGCCTTCTGTGGCTGAGCGGCCTGGGTGTGGTGCTGCAGTGGGCGTGGGCTGTGTTCCACATCCTGATCATCACCCTGCAAGCTTTCATCTTCATGATGCTTACCATCGTCTACCTGTCGATGGCTCACGAAGATAACCATTAA